GTTGTGTGATAAAACTGGAGGCACATCGCATCTGTGGTTCTGACATCGTTAGATTTATTTGTAACGAGAGCCTTGCTAGAATGCGCCCGACATGTCACTGAACTGATTATCCAGATAGTTTATTGGACAGTTTGATGATGCTAAACAACCCTACTAATTACTCTCAATAAATGACAATTACCTATCGCTTAATTCAAAAACATGAATTTGCCATGATGGCGCAAGTAGAGCAGCAGTGCTTTGGCGCTCACGCGTTACCCGATTTCTTTTTCCGCCAAGCGTATGATTGTTGGTCAAAAGGTTGCTTTGCCGCTTTTAAAGAGGATCAAATGCAAGCGTTTTTGATTCTGGCGCAAAGCGAAACGGCTGAGATTGGTTGGATTCTTTCTGTGGCCGTTGCCCCTGAAGCGCAAGGTCAAGGCATTGGGCGTAACTTACTTTCTCGTCTGCTTGAGCAGAAGCGCTATCAACGCGTGCGATTGACGGTTGACCCTGAAAACCCAGCGGCACTGCGTTTATACCAATCGTTGGGTTTTAGTAAAATTGCAGAAGAGGCGGATTATTTTGGTCCTAACCAAGCGCGCTGGGTGATGGAGTATCAATAGTTGAAGGATACCAACCAGAATCAGTATTTTACCTATTCCAATTGGTATTCGGTTCAAGCTCGACTTCAGGTATAGCGAGCGCTCAGTACTTAATCCGTTGTCATCGTTACTGGTTGTTCTGCTTGCTTATGGGTAACGATACCCAAAACAACCATGGCGACAGTTGGCACAATCCAGCTGGCAAAGTAGTGGTATAGCGGCATATTGCTCTCTAACCATTGGCTTGCCGCTTCTGGCATGTAACCGAGAATGTGTAACGCATCAACACAGCCAAAACTCAGCGCGGTAAACGCGGTTACGACCACCATAACTTGCGGCAACTTATAGCGCACAGGTGCCATGATCATTAGTGCAATCGCTACTGGGTGAAGCGCCACAACCGCTGGCAATGTAATAGCAAGTAACTGCTCTAAACCGACGTTGGCAATCAAACCAGCCAGTACCATTGTCGTTACTACGCAGCCTTTGTAGTTCACTCTGCTAAAGGTGTTGTCATAGAACTCACTGCCAGCGGTCGTGACGCCAATTGCCGTGGTCAAACACGCTAAGATCATCACAGCCCCAAGCAATAGCGAGCCAAACGCGCCGAAGTGATTAAAAGTGAACGCAGTTAGGATATCGCCACCGTTACTAAAATTAGACCCTAGGTATGAGCTGGTTGAGCCAATGTAAGCCAGCGAAATATAGACAAATGCCATCGCGACGGCGTACATCAATGCCGCAATCAATGTGTACTTTGCCGTAGCTTTCGGGCAATTTACCCCCATGCTGCGAATTGCGCGAAAGATGATCCAACCAAAACCGATAGAACCTAATGCATCCATCGTCATGTAGCCTTGTGTCAAACCTTCTGCAAAGGCACCAGATACGTATGGACCCGTTGCGGTGGTGAGCTCGCCTGCTGGGTAAACCAAAGCCGTGACAGACATTACCACCAAGATAGCCATTAATGCTGGAGTTAAAATTTTACCTAGGTTGTCGATTAACTTACCGGGATACAGGGCAAATAGAATGGTGCCAACACAGAAAACCAGCGTGAAAGGGATCAAAGCGGCATCACCAAACATCGGCGCAAAGCTAAATTGGTAAGCGACGGTAATCGCACGTGGGATCACGAACGCAGGACCAATCACGATAAAGACCATCACCCAAAAAC
The genomic region above belongs to Vibrio ponticus and contains:
- a CDS encoding GNAT family N-acetyltransferase, whose translation is MTITYRLIQKHEFAMMAQVEQQCFGAHALPDFFFRQAYDCWSKGCFAAFKEDQMQAFLILAQSETAEIGWILSVAVAPEAQGQGIGRNLLSRLLEQKRYQRVRLTVDPENPAALRLYQSLGFSKIAEEADYFGPNQARWVMEYQ
- the brnQ gene encoding branched-chain amino acid transport system II carrier protein: MLSARNIAALGFMTFAMYLGAGNLIFPPFLGYQAGENFLSGMSGFLLTGVGLPAMALVMVAIVNGSDKLTAALPKPLATSFWVMVFIVIGPAFVIPRAITVAYQFSFAPMFGDAALIPFTLVFCVGTILFALYPGKLIDNLGKILTPALMAILVVMSVTALVYPAGELTTATGPYVSGAFAEGLTQGYMTMDALGSIGFGWIIFRAIRSMGVNCPKATAKYTLIAALMYAVAMAFVYISLAYIGSTSSYLGSNFSNGGDILTAFTFNHFGAFGSLLLGAVMILACLTTAIGVTTAGSEFYDNTFSRVNYKGCVVTTMVLAGLIANVGLEQLLAITLPAVVALHPVAIALMIMAPVRYKLPQVMVVVTAFTALSFGCVDALHILGYMPEAASQWLESNMPLYHYFASWIVPTVAMVVLGIVTHKQAEQPVTMTTD